The genomic stretch CGTCGATCATCGGCAACTGGAAACCCTTCGGCTGGATGTCGCGCGCGAACACCTCGTATCGGTTGACCAGCACCGGCTTGTGGAAATAGAAGGCCTCCAGCAACGCGTTGCCGAAGCCCTCGTAGAGGCTGGGGAACGTGACCAGGTCCGCGTGCGGATAGAGGTCCTCGAGCACGAACATCTTGCGGCCGCGCCCGTCGAGCTGGCGCACCTCCGCCACCCGGTCCGCTATCAGCACCAGTTCCACATTCTCGTCCTGCGCCAGCTCCCGAATCTGCCGCAGATAGTAGACGCCCTCGTCGCCGGCATCGTGGGAGACGACCAGCTTGAAGCGCGGATCGTTCAGGCGCCGTAGCAGCATGATGGCGTGCTCGATCCCCTTTCTCGGGACGATGCGCGTCGGCTGCAGCACGAAGATATCGTCCTCCGACAGGCCGATCTGCTCCCTCACGTCTGCATTGTAGTCGTCAAGCGGTGGGGGCGGATTGGTGAAATCCAGGACGTTGGGAATCAACACCGAACCGATCCCCTTTCGCCAGGCGAGTTCCTCACGCGCGGCCTTGTTGATCACCACGTGCTGCAGACGGGGGATCCTGGGTGGAAACGCCGTCTCAAGATAGTCGTGCGCGGCGGAGTTATGGAACCGGCTGCGCTCCCAGTAGAAATCGTGGTGGTGCGCGATCGTGGGGATTTCCGTTTCGATCAGGAACTCCGTAATCGCGATTCCCAGCGGCACGTGCATGGGGATAGTCACGGCGTTCTGCACGATGAGGATCGTGAGATCGAACTTCTCCACGAACTGGGAGAGCGTCAGCTTGAGGTAATCGACCATCTCGCGGATGCGCCCCGCCGTAACGCGCTCGCGATGCCGCTTTCCCCAGAGTCGCTCGTTGATCCACCGCACCTCGCCGTGCTGGAAAAATGCCTCCGGCACGCACAGGCTGATGGCGGGGTCTCGATCGAGCTGCCCTGCGTACCAGTAGCTGACGTGACCGTCCTCCCAGAGCACCTCGGCCCACTTGGCCGACTCCAGCGACACACCGTCGGTACCGGCGAACCGGGTCGAGATGAATCCTACGTTTTCGGGCATCGTCGGCGGTGTTGTTGTTGTTCGGGGGCGTCGGCTTCGGGTGGCTGCATCGCTGTCAGGGGCGAGACCCCATCGTTCCTTATAGCCTGAATGACCGTACAGCGCCAGAACAATAGCCTCGTTCCCCGGGGATTGCTGCCGGCAACGGAATCCGCCCGAGCGCACGAAGCCGACGATTGTACGATCCCCGAGGATCGGTCAAACTAGGTGCGCCGCGTTTGCAGGCAGCCGTCGCTGCACGTTGGAAGGGATTGCCTCTCCAGCACCCGGATATGACGTTCCCCACCGACTCGGAGGTCACATGGCCCAGCCGACGCTCGCCACGCAGGATCCCGGCCGATGGATCCACGATCTACCAATATCGCTCGGCGAGTACCGTGAAATGCTGCTCGCGAACCTGATCATGATCGGCGAGATTCCGGCGCCGGCCTTCGACGAGAAGGCTCGCATCGAATTCGTCAAGCAACGCTTCACGGAATGCGGGTTGCAGAAGGTCTCTTCCGGCAGCGCCGGAAACGGCCTCGCCGTACTCCCGGGCCGCAGCGAGGGCAGGAGCATCCTGATCACCGCCCATACCGACACGCCATTCCCCGATACGGTCGCCCACACGCTGACCGTATCCAGCGACCGGGTCACGGGACCCGGGGTCGCCGACAACAGCCTGGGCCTGGCCGCGCTCACCACCCTGCCGACGATCATCGAGGGCCTCGGACTCGAGTTCACGCACGACCTGGTCTTCATGGCCGACACACGCAGTCTGGGCAAGGGAAACCTGGAGGGGCTGCGCTCGTTTCTCACCCGCGCCGACATCCCCATACTGGCCGGACTCTCCATCGAAGGTGTGCAGCTCGGTCGCCTCGACTACATCTCGCTGGCCACACTCGGCGGGGAAATCGAATGCATCGCCAAAACGTGGAACGGTATCGATGGCCAGGACACGATCGCGGCGTTGAACCAGATCATCACCCGGTTGCGCAACATTCCGATGCCGGGCGAACCGCTGACCCGACTGATCCTGGGATCCATTTCGGGCGGCACGTCTTACAAGACGCCCGCGAACTCGGCCACGCTGCGGTTTCAGCTGCGCGGGGAATCCGACGCCGTGGTCGATGGCATCGCCGAGGAGATCCTGACCATCTGCGAGGAGATGGCGTCGAACCTGGATATCGACGTGGACTTCGACGTCATCGCCAGGACCCGCGCCGGCGGGCTGTCCCCCGGTCATCCCCTGGTCCAGAACGCGCTGTCGGTCCAGCAGTCGCTCGGCATCGGGACGATCGCCCCGGCCCACTCCTCGGCCGCGTCGGTCTTTCTCGAGGAGGGGCTCCCGTCCCTGACCGTCGGCGTGAGCCTGGGGGAGAATCGCGGCGGGGTGCGCGAATACGTCGAGATCGAACCGACGCTCAAGGGTCTTGCCCAGGTCATCGGCATCCTCAGGGCGATCGACGGGGGCTGCTGTGGCGAAGATTGACGAGTGGTTGAACACCAATACCTTTCACTACGGTCAATTCTGGGACATCAAGGGCCTGATCGATACGAAAGAGCGGCGCAATCTCAAGTTGTCGCTGTGTATCCCGACGCTGAACGAGGAAACGACCATCGCCAAGGAGGTGGTCCTGTTCAAGTCGGAACTCGTCGACCGCTACCCGCTGCTCGACGAGATCGCGATCATCGACTCGGGCTCGACCGATCGCACGCTCGAGGTCGCGAAATCCTTCGGTGCGGACGTCTACCTCTCGGCCGACATCCTGCCCCATCAGGGCTCCCGCCGCGGCAAGGGTGAAAACCTCTGGAAGGCGATCTACCAGTTGAGCGGGGACATCATCGTCTACGTCGACGCGGACATTAAGAACATCCACCCCCGTTTCGTCTATGGG from Gammaproteobacteria bacterium encodes the following:
- a CDS encoding glycosyltransferase family 4 protein, producing the protein MPENVGFISTRFAGTDGVSLESAKWAEVLWEDGHVSYWYAGQLDRDPAISLCVPEAFFQHGEVRWINERLWGKRHRERVTAGRIREMVDYLKLTLSQFVEKFDLTILIVQNAVTIPMHVPLGIAITEFLIETEIPTIAHHHDFYWERSRFHNSAAHDYLETAFPPRIPRLQHVVINKAAREELAWRKGIGSVLIPNVLDFTNPPPPLDDYNADVREQIGLSEDDIFVLQPTRIVPRKGIEHAIMLLRRLNDPRFKLVVSHDAGDEGVYYLRQIRELAQDENVELVLIADRVAEVRQLDGRGRKMFVLEDLYPHADLVTFPSLYEGFGNALLEAFYFHKPVLVNRYEVFARDIQPKGFQLPMIDGFINRSAVAEVRKLCNESDYRESVVRQNYELAGKYYSYRVLRYGLQSLFNNIRHLTD
- a CDS encoding peptidase; amino-acid sequence: MAQPTLATQDPGRWIHDLPISLGEYREMLLANLIMIGEIPAPAFDEKARIEFVKQRFTECGLQKVSSGSAGNGLAVLPGRSEGRSILITAHTDTPFPDTVAHTLTVSSDRVTGPGVADNSLGLAALTTLPTIIEGLGLEFTHDLVFMADTRSLGKGNLEGLRSFLTRADIPILAGLSIEGVQLGRLDYISLATLGGEIECIAKTWNGIDGQDTIAALNQIITRLRNIPMPGEPLTRLILGSISGGTSYKTPANSATLRFQLRGESDAVVDGIAEEILTICEEMASNLDIDVDFDVIARTRAGGLSPGHPLVQNALSVQQSLGIGTIAPAHSSAASVFLEEGLPSLTVGVSLGENRGGVREYVEIEPTLKGLAQVIGILRAIDGGCCGED